One Amycolatopsis sp. NBC_00355 genomic window carries:
- a CDS encoding acyl-CoA dehydrogenase family protein — MSRTPDPHDFLDLDAGLAEEERAIRDAVRAYAKDNLLDRVAGWYETGALPASELAKEFGSLGLLGMHLEGYGCAGTSAIAYGIACRELEAVDSGLRSFVSVQGSLAMYAIHKWGSEEQRQEWLPRMATGDALGCFGLTEPDAGSDPGAMRTRAVRDGSDWVLSGTKMWITNGTVADVAVVWAQTDDGIRGFVVPTSTPGFTANEVKHKLSLRASLTAELVLDGVRLPSSAVFPEVRGLRGPLSCLNEARYGILFGVVGAARACYESALEYTLSRSQFGKPLAGFQLTQRKLADLVVEVNRAGLVALQIGRLKDSGQLHHNHVSFGKMANVRSAIEVARTARTMLGANGISLEYPVMRHMANLETVLTYEGTEEMHALSLGQAVTGLAAFR, encoded by the coding sequence ATGAGCCGCACTCCGGATCCGCACGACTTCCTGGACCTCGACGCCGGGCTCGCCGAGGAGGAACGCGCCATCCGCGACGCCGTGCGCGCGTACGCGAAGGACAACCTGCTGGACCGCGTCGCCGGCTGGTACGAGACGGGCGCGCTGCCGGCGTCCGAGCTGGCGAAGGAGTTCGGCTCGCTCGGCCTACTGGGCATGCACCTGGAGGGCTACGGCTGCGCCGGCACCAGCGCGATCGCCTACGGCATCGCGTGCCGTGAGCTGGAAGCCGTCGACTCGGGCCTGCGGAGCTTCGTGTCGGTGCAGGGCTCGCTGGCGATGTACGCGATCCACAAGTGGGGCAGCGAGGAGCAGCGACAGGAGTGGCTGCCGCGGATGGCCACCGGCGACGCGCTGGGCTGCTTCGGCCTGACCGAGCCGGACGCGGGCAGCGACCCGGGCGCGATGCGGACCCGCGCGGTGCGCGACGGGTCCGACTGGGTGCTGTCGGGCACGAAGATGTGGATCACCAACGGAACCGTCGCCGACGTCGCGGTCGTCTGGGCCCAGACGGACGACGGCATCCGCGGCTTCGTCGTCCCGACGTCGACGCCGGGCTTCACGGCGAACGAGGTCAAGCACAAGCTGTCCCTGCGGGCTTCCCTCACCGCCGAACTGGTCCTCGACGGCGTCCGGCTGCCCTCTTCCGCCGTGTTCCCCGAGGTCCGGGGCCTGCGCGGGCCGCTGTCCTGCCTGAACGAGGCCCGCTACGGCATCCTGTTCGGCGTCGTCGGCGCGGCGCGCGCGTGCTACGAATCGGCGTTGGAGTACACGCTGTCCCGCTCGCAGTTCGGCAAGCCGCTTGCCGGGTTCCAGCTCACGCAGCGCAAGCTGGCCGACCTGGTCGTCGAGGTCAACCGCGCGGGTCTGGTGGCCCTGCAGATCGGCCGGCTCAAGGACAGCGGGCAGCTGCACCACAACCACGTCAGCTTCGGCAAGATGGCCAACGTGCGGTCCGCGATCGAGGTCGCCCGCACGGCGCGGACGATGCTGGGCGCGAACGGGATTTCGCTGGAGTACCCGGTGATGCGCCACATGGCCAACCTCGAGACGGTGCTGACGTACGAGGGCACCGAGGAGATGCACGCGCTGTCGCTGGGCCAGGCCGTCACGGGGCTGGCGGCGTTCCGCTGA
- the hisH gene encoding imidazole glycerol phosphate synthase subunit HisH, with amino-acid sequence MVILDYGSGNLRSAERAVARAGAEVEVTDDPHAAVEADGLVVPGVGAFSACMEGLLSVAGHRIIGKRLAGGRPVLGICVGMQILFSRGVEHGEETEGTGEWPGVVDKLNADVLPHMGWNTVRAPADSQLFAGLDPEERFYFVHSYANRKWELESGLPGQEPKVTWANHGEDFVAAVENGPLWATQFHPEKSGDAGARLLRNWLATL; translated from the coding sequence GTGGTGATTCTCGACTACGGTTCCGGCAACCTCCGCTCCGCCGAACGCGCTGTGGCGCGCGCCGGGGCCGAAGTCGAGGTCACCGACGACCCGCATGCCGCCGTCGAAGCCGACGGCCTGGTCGTGCCCGGCGTCGGCGCGTTCTCCGCCTGCATGGAGGGGCTGCTGTCGGTGGCCGGGCACCGGATCATCGGCAAGCGCCTCGCCGGCGGCCGCCCGGTGCTCGGCATCTGCGTCGGCATGCAGATCCTCTTCTCCCGCGGCGTCGAACACGGCGAGGAGACCGAGGGCACCGGAGAGTGGCCGGGTGTCGTCGACAAGCTGAACGCCGACGTCCTGCCGCACATGGGCTGGAACACCGTGCGCGCGCCGGCGGACTCGCAGCTGTTCGCGGGCCTCGATCCCGAAGAGCGCTTCTACTTCGTGCACTCCTACGCCAACCGCAAGTGGGAGCTCGAGTCGGGCCTGCCCGGCCAGGAGCCGAAGGTCACCTGGGCCAACCACGGCGAGGACTTCGTCGCGGCGGTGGAGAACGGGCCGCTCTGGGCGACCCAGTTCCATCCGGAGAAGTCCGGCGACGCCGGTGCGCGGCTGCTGCGCAACTGGCTCGCGACCCTCTGA
- the priA gene encoding bifunctional 1-(5-phosphoribosyl)-5-((5-phosphoribosylamino)methylideneamino)imidazole-4-carboxamide isomerase/phosphoribosylanthranilate isomerase PriA: MTFTLLPAVDVADGQAVRLVQGEAGTETSYGSPLEAALAWQRDGAEWIHLVDLDAAFGKGSNRELLAEVVGRLDVRVELSGGIRDDASLKAALATGARRVNLGTAALEDPEWTARVIGEYGDRVAIGLDVRITEAGHRLSARGWTSDGGDLWEVLDRLDRDGASRYVVTDVSKDGTLKGPNLDLLREVVARTDAPVIASGGVSSVDDLVALAGLESDGVEGSIVGKALYAGAFTLPEALAAVAQV, translated from the coding sequence GTGACTTTCACGCTGCTTCCCGCCGTTGATGTGGCCGATGGCCAGGCCGTGCGACTCGTCCAGGGCGAGGCCGGCACCGAGACCTCCTATGGCAGCCCGCTGGAGGCCGCCCTGGCCTGGCAGCGCGACGGCGCCGAGTGGATCCACCTGGTCGACCTCGACGCCGCGTTCGGCAAGGGCAGCAACCGGGAGCTGCTCGCCGAGGTCGTCGGCCGGCTCGACGTGCGGGTCGAGCTCTCCGGCGGCATCCGCGACGACGCCTCGCTGAAGGCCGCGCTGGCCACCGGCGCCCGCCGCGTCAACCTCGGTACCGCCGCGCTCGAGGATCCGGAGTGGACCGCGCGCGTGATCGGCGAGTACGGCGACCGCGTCGCGATCGGCCTCGACGTCCGCATCACCGAGGCCGGCCACCGGCTCTCGGCCCGCGGCTGGACGTCCGACGGCGGTGACCTGTGGGAGGTCCTGGACCGCCTCGACCGCGACGGCGCGTCCCGCTACGTCGTGACGGACGTGAGCAAGGACGGCACGCTGAAGGGCCCGAACCTCGACCTGCTGCGTGAGGTCGTCGCCCGCACCGACGCCCCGGTCATCGCCTCCGGCGGCGTGTCCAGTGTGGACGACCTGGTCGCGCTGGCCGGCCTGGAGTCGGACGGCGTCGAGGGATCGATCGTGGGCAAGGCGCTGTACGCGGGCGCGTTCACGCTGCCCGAGGCGCTGGCGGCGGTCGCGCAGGTCTGA
- a CDS encoding DUF1330 domain-containing protein, whose translation MTAYGIAHLRPPEVLHEDVFEYLERIQATLDPYGGKFVVHGADVRVLEGEWPGALVVIGFPSVAVAHEWYDSPAYQAILRLRADHIPGDLVIVEGCGPDHDSAAMAAAMRAAG comes from the coding sequence ATGACCGCCTACGGAATCGCGCACCTGCGTCCGCCCGAAGTGCTGCACGAGGACGTCTTCGAGTACCTCGAACGCATCCAGGCCACGCTCGACCCCTACGGCGGCAAGTTCGTCGTGCACGGCGCCGACGTGCGGGTGCTGGAAGGCGAGTGGCCCGGCGCGCTCGTGGTGATCGGGTTCCCGAGCGTCGCGGTGGCTCACGAGTGGTACGACTCGCCTGCCTACCAGGCGATCCTGCGCCTGCGTGCCGACCACATCCCGGGCGACCTGGTCATCGTCGAAGGCTGCGGGCCGGACCACGACTCGGCGGCCATGGCGGCGGCGATGCGCGCGGCCGGTTGA
- a CDS encoding GNAT family N-acetyltransferase, with translation MEEIVTQLEMTAADQLNPAPPVDGVTLRAVEASPLIRDLHVRIGTPYRWPSAERTGDDWARWLAEPHRRYRLVEYRGVVAGAADFEPQAGDDVEITTFGLLPEFVGKGLGGYALTLVVAAAWTVPGARRVWLHTSTLDHPNALPNYLRRGFRGFTRSA, from the coding sequence GTGGAGGAGATCGTCACCCAGCTCGAGATGACCGCGGCCGACCAGCTCAACCCGGCGCCGCCGGTCGACGGGGTGACCCTGCGGGCCGTCGAGGCGTCGCCGCTCATCCGCGACCTGCACGTCCGGATCGGGACGCCGTACCGGTGGCCGAGCGCGGAGCGGACCGGCGACGACTGGGCGCGCTGGCTCGCCGAGCCGCACCGGCGCTACCGGCTGGTCGAGTACCGCGGGGTGGTCGCCGGCGCCGCCGACTTCGAGCCGCAGGCCGGCGACGACGTCGAGATCACGACGTTCGGGCTGCTGCCCGAGTTCGTCGGGAAGGGCCTCGGCGGGTACGCGCTCACCCTCGTCGTCGCGGCCGCGTGGACCGTGCCGGGCGCGCGCCGGGTCTGGCTGCACACCTCGACCCTCGATCACCCGAACGCCCTGCCGAACTACCTGCGGCGGGGGTTCCGCGGCTTCACTCGCTCAGCTTGA
- a CDS encoding PPOX class F420-dependent oxidoreductase, producing the protein MASETDRLAAERYVVLTTFRKDGRAVPTPIWVAGNGGELVFNSVRDVGKVKRIRNSGRVEVQACDLRGKKTHGAVVSGQARLLDLDETRRVQQVIGRKYGVFGRVSMFFSKLRGPADRTVGIAVKLSE; encoded by the coding sequence ATGGCATCCGAAACGGACCGGCTCGCGGCCGAGCGCTACGTCGTCCTGACCACGTTCCGCAAGGACGGCCGCGCCGTGCCGACCCCGATCTGGGTCGCCGGCAACGGCGGCGAGCTCGTCTTCAACTCGGTGCGGGACGTGGGCAAGGTCAAGCGGATCCGCAACAGCGGCCGCGTCGAGGTCCAGGCCTGCGACCTGCGCGGCAAGAAGACGCACGGCGCGGTCGTGAGCGGCCAGGCCCGGCTGCTGGACCTCGACGAGACCCGGCGGGTCCAGCAGGTGATCGGGCGCAAGTACGGCGTCTTCGGGCGGGTGTCGATGTTCTTCTCGAAGCTGCGCGGCCCGGCGGACCGGACGGTCGGGATCGCCGTCAAGCTGAGCGAGTGA
- a CDS encoding ABC transporter permease, whose amino-acid sequence MNPALTLATTRRILTQLRHDPRTVVMLVLVPTLLMILLRFVFNSALVFSHVAPALLGVFPFLIMFLIASITTLRERTTATLERLMTLPIGRLDLLFGYALAFGAIAVVQVALAAGVSLSWLGLDLAGSIGMLLVIAVLDALLGMALGLFVSAFARTEFQAIQFMPVFVLPQILLCGLFVPREDMGWVLRWVSEVMPLSYAVEALNRVTASSTVDAVILRNLVVVACCALLALVLGAATLRRRTP is encoded by the coding sequence GTGAACCCCGCGCTGACGCTCGCCACCACGCGGCGCATCCTGACCCAGCTGCGGCACGACCCGCGCACCGTCGTCATGCTGGTCCTGGTGCCGACGCTGCTGATGATCCTGCTGCGGTTCGTGTTCAACTCGGCGCTCGTGTTCAGCCACGTCGCGCCCGCCCTGCTCGGCGTCTTCCCGTTCCTGATCATGTTCCTGATCGCGTCGATCACGACCCTGCGCGAGCGGACCACCGCCACCCTCGAACGGCTGATGACGCTCCCCATCGGCCGTCTCGACCTGCTTTTCGGCTACGCGCTGGCGTTCGGCGCGATCGCCGTCGTCCAGGTGGCGCTCGCGGCCGGCGTCTCGCTGTCGTGGCTCGGCCTCGACCTGGCCGGGTCCATCGGGATGCTGCTGGTGATCGCCGTCCTCGACGCGCTCCTCGGGATGGCCCTCGGGCTGTTCGTCAGCGCGTTCGCGCGCACGGAGTTCCAGGCCATCCAGTTCATGCCGGTGTTCGTGCTGCCGCAGATCCTGCTGTGCGGGCTCTTCGTGCCGCGCGAAGACATGGGCTGGGTGCTGCGGTGGGTGTCGGAGGTGATGCCGCTGTCCTACGCGGTCGAGGCCCTGAACCGCGTCACGGCTTCGTCGACCGTGGACGCGGTGATCCTGCGGAACCTGGTGGTCGTCGCCTGCTGCGCGCTGCTGGCACTGGTCCTCGGCGCGGCGACGCTGCGCCGCCGGACGCCCTGA